From Alosa sapidissima isolate fAloSap1 chromosome 7, fAloSap1.pri, whole genome shotgun sequence, the proteins below share one genomic window:
- the stat6 gene encoding signal transducer and activator of transcription 6 isoform X1, protein MAQWDQMKLVVQRLPNQALNELYPTSFPMDVRHYLANWIEDQPWEEFDIENMEQEPQAQRLREQIVLLLKEQAHQHQNVLERMRLQDFSRKMSVVQPMMLVQTVRDMLRKERNFLGPTGPARAHYHLGQCPPGQAVHQPGLSPSPRTVNGNPITKSNQDMDNLVLKVLEIRNYRQTMHQLQEEMNWEKQDGESMSSPMHSSELDTSQLEKQKRIQQLEYKYQEFGKKRVQLLHETIGILQECQKRLIQRIKDWRWEQHQATIGGPFDENLGPLQTWCEQVLGVNVQLRQEVILVGQDHGSSDPFSDMQDRLGNLLKTLIQSSMLVEKQPPQVIKTQSKFCTTVRYLLGEKVATGKPILLRAQIVTEMQARNLGQPGGIAIENVGELINSTAILEHIPSSKSMCANFRNMSIKKIKRADRKGSESVTEEKFAILFTADIAITGCDTTYGVQTISLPVVVIVHGSQDNNAMATIVWDCAFSEPNRIPFVVPERVPWTQMRLTLSMKFMSEVGTQRCLDDNNLHFLAQKIFNKPDISEDFSNLLVTWSQFNKEVLPGRPFTFWQWFDGVMELTKKHLTRYWSDGLIFGFIGKQHLHVILQNKPNGTFLLRFSDSEIGGITIAYVAPAENGGRRIQNIQPFTKRDLEIRCLGDRIRDLEFITHVYPDLPKNDVFGQYYSADMLVPLPQSTEGYLPTTITTTVVGAMDHPSPSSSMNDVPMAAFTQFPGPMSQFSPDFSPSHSAAHVAPVYPHHFEDFSIAMPANQPGSSDGILDILSDFDASM, encoded by the exons ATGGCTCAGTGGGACCAGATGAAGTTGGTGGTGCAGCGGCTGCCTAACCAGGCTCTGAATGAACTCTATCCCACCTCATTCCCCATGGATGTTAGACACTACTTGGCCAACTGGATTGAGGATCAACCATG GGAGGAGTTTGACATTGAAAATATGGAACAAGAGCCCCAAGCACAGAGGCTTCGGGAGCAGATTGTGCTGCTACTCAAGGAACAGGCCCACCAGCATCAAAATGTGCTTGAGAGAATGAGACTGCAGGATTTCAGCAGGAAAATG AGCGTTGTCCAGCCAATGATGCTAGTTCAGACGGTGAGGGATATGCTGCGGAAGGAGAGGAACTTCCTTGGCCCGACG GGGCCAGCGAGGGCTCACTACCACCTTGGCCAATGTCCGCCGGGGCAAGCCGTCCACCAGCCTGGGCTCTCGCCGAGCCCTAGAACCGTGAATGGCAATCCCATAACCAAGAGCAACCAAGACATGGACAACCTGGTCCTCAAAGTGCTGGAGATACGCAACTACCGCCAAACCATGCACCAGCTGCAGGAGGAGATGAACTGGGAGAAACAGGATGGGGAATCCATGTCAA GCCCCATGCACTCCAGTGAGCTTGATACATCACAGTTAGAAAAGCAAAAACGCATCCAACAGCTGGAATACAAATATCAGGAGTTTGGCAAG AAACGCGTTCAGCTGCTGCATGAGACCATCGGCATTCTCCAAGAGTGCCAGAAGCGCCTCATCCAGAGAATCAAGGACTGGAGGTGGGAGCAGCACCAGGCCACCATTGGCGGTCCTTTTGATGAGAACCTGGGGCCTCTGCAGACCTG GTGTGAACAGGTGCTAGGTGTGAACGTGCAGCTCAGACAGGAAGTCATTTTGGTGGGACAGGATCATGGCAGTTCAGATCCGTTCTCAGATATGCAGGATCGGCTTGGGAATCTGCTCAAGACCCTCATCCAGAG CtccatgttggtggaaaagCAGCCTCCGCAGGTCATAAAAACACAGTCCAAATTTTGTACCACCGTGCGCTATCTGCTTGGAGAGAAGGTGGCCACGGGCAAGCCCATCCTCCTCAGGGCTCAGATCGTCACAGAGATGCAGGCGCGGAACTTGGGACAGCCCGGGGGCATAGCCAT TGAGAACGTTGGGGAGCTCATCAACAGCACGGCGATATTAGAGCATATCCCATCCAGCAAAAGCATGTGTGCCAACTTTCGAAATATG TCCATCAAGAAGATAAAGAGAGCAGACAGAAAGGGCTCAGAGTCAGTGACGGAGGAGAAGTTTGCCATTCTGTTTACTGCTGACATCGCCATCACAGGATGTGACACCACTTACGGCGTCCAG ACAATCTCCCTGCCTGTGGTCGTTATTGTGCATGGCAGTCAGGATAATAATGCTATGGCAACCATCGTCTGGGACTGTGCCTTCTCAGAGCCG AACAGGATCCCGTTTGTGGTGCCAGAGCGGGTACCCTGGACGCAGATGCGGCTGACCCTGAGCATGAAGTTTATGTCTGAGGTTGGGACACAGCGTTGCCTAGACGACAACAATCTGCACTTCCTTGCCCAGAAGATTTTCAACAAACCAGACATCTCTGAGGACTTCAGCAACCTCTTAGTGACCTGGTCCCAATTCAACAAA GAAGTTCTGCCTGGTCGGCCATTCACCTTCTGGCAGTGGTTCGATGGCGTGATGGAACTCACAAAGAAGCATCTGACCCGATACTGGAGTGATGG TTTGATCTTTGGCTTCATTGGGAAGCAGCACCTGCACGTGATCCTGCAGAACAAGCCCAATGGCACATTCCTCCTGCGCTTCAGTGACTCAGAAATTGGGGGGATTACCATTGCCTATGTAGCCCCAGCCgaga ACGGTGGCCGAAGAATCCAGAACATTCAGCCCTTCACCAAACGGGACCTGGAGATCCGCTGCCTTGGTGACCGCATCCGAGACCTGGAATTCATCACGCATGTATATCCAGACCTGCCAAAGAACGACGTGTTTGGCCAGTACTATTCAG CAGATATGTTAGTGCCTCTCCCGCAATCCACAGAGGGCTATCTCCCTACAACTATAACCACCACAGTCGTTGGTGCAAT GGACCATCCCAGCCCGTCTTCGAGTATGAATGATGTACCAATGGCTGCCTTTACTCAGTTCCCTGGGCCCAT GTCTCAGTTCTCACCGGACTTCAGTCCTTCTCATTCCGCTGCCCATGTAGCGCCAGTATACCCCCACCATTTTGAAGACTTCTCCATTGCAAT
- the stat6 gene encoding signal transducer and activator of transcription 6 isoform X2, with protein MAQWDQMKLVVQRLPNQALNELYPTSFPMDVRHYLANWIEDQPWEEFDIENMEQEPQAQRLREQIVLLLKEQAHQHQNVLERMRLQDFSRKMSVVQPMMLVQTVRDMLRKERNFLGPTGPARAHYHLGQCPPGQAVHQPGLSPSPRTVNGNPITKSNQDMDNLVLKVLEIRNYRQTMHQLQEEMNWEKQDGESMSSPMHSSELDTSQLEKQKRIQQLEYKYQEFGKKRVQLLHETIGILQECQKRLIQRIKDWRWEQHQATIGGPFDENLGPLQTWCEQVLGVNVQLRQEVILVGQDHGSSDPFSDMQDRLGNLLKTLIQSSMLVEKQPPQVIKTQSKFCTTVRYLLGEKVATGKPILLRAQIVTEMQARNLGQPGGIAIENVGELINSTAILEHIPSSKSMCANFRNMSIKKIKRADRKGSESVTEEKFAILFTADIAITGCDTTYGVQTISLPVVVIVHGSQDNNAMATIVWDCAFSEPNRIPFVVPERVPWTQMRLTLSMKFMSEVGTQRCLDDNNLHFLAQKIFNKPDISEDFSNLLVTWSQFNKEVLPGRPFTFWQWFDGVMELTKKHLTRYWSDGLIFGFIGKQHLHVILQNKPNGTFLLRFSDSEIGGITIAYVAPAENGGRRIQNIQPFTKRDLEIRCLGDRIRDLEFITHVYPDLPKNDVFGQYYSDMLVPLPQSTEGYLPTTITTTVVGAMDHPSPSSSMNDVPMAAFTQFPGPMSQFSPDFSPSHSAAHVAPVYPHHFEDFSIAMPANQPGSSDGILDILSDFDASM; from the exons ATGGCTCAGTGGGACCAGATGAAGTTGGTGGTGCAGCGGCTGCCTAACCAGGCTCTGAATGAACTCTATCCCACCTCATTCCCCATGGATGTTAGACACTACTTGGCCAACTGGATTGAGGATCAACCATG GGAGGAGTTTGACATTGAAAATATGGAACAAGAGCCCCAAGCACAGAGGCTTCGGGAGCAGATTGTGCTGCTACTCAAGGAACAGGCCCACCAGCATCAAAATGTGCTTGAGAGAATGAGACTGCAGGATTTCAGCAGGAAAATG AGCGTTGTCCAGCCAATGATGCTAGTTCAGACGGTGAGGGATATGCTGCGGAAGGAGAGGAACTTCCTTGGCCCGACG GGGCCAGCGAGGGCTCACTACCACCTTGGCCAATGTCCGCCGGGGCAAGCCGTCCACCAGCCTGGGCTCTCGCCGAGCCCTAGAACCGTGAATGGCAATCCCATAACCAAGAGCAACCAAGACATGGACAACCTGGTCCTCAAAGTGCTGGAGATACGCAACTACCGCCAAACCATGCACCAGCTGCAGGAGGAGATGAACTGGGAGAAACAGGATGGGGAATCCATGTCAA GCCCCATGCACTCCAGTGAGCTTGATACATCACAGTTAGAAAAGCAAAAACGCATCCAACAGCTGGAATACAAATATCAGGAGTTTGGCAAG AAACGCGTTCAGCTGCTGCATGAGACCATCGGCATTCTCCAAGAGTGCCAGAAGCGCCTCATCCAGAGAATCAAGGACTGGAGGTGGGAGCAGCACCAGGCCACCATTGGCGGTCCTTTTGATGAGAACCTGGGGCCTCTGCAGACCTG GTGTGAACAGGTGCTAGGTGTGAACGTGCAGCTCAGACAGGAAGTCATTTTGGTGGGACAGGATCATGGCAGTTCAGATCCGTTCTCAGATATGCAGGATCGGCTTGGGAATCTGCTCAAGACCCTCATCCAGAG CtccatgttggtggaaaagCAGCCTCCGCAGGTCATAAAAACACAGTCCAAATTTTGTACCACCGTGCGCTATCTGCTTGGAGAGAAGGTGGCCACGGGCAAGCCCATCCTCCTCAGGGCTCAGATCGTCACAGAGATGCAGGCGCGGAACTTGGGACAGCCCGGGGGCATAGCCAT TGAGAACGTTGGGGAGCTCATCAACAGCACGGCGATATTAGAGCATATCCCATCCAGCAAAAGCATGTGTGCCAACTTTCGAAATATG TCCATCAAGAAGATAAAGAGAGCAGACAGAAAGGGCTCAGAGTCAGTGACGGAGGAGAAGTTTGCCATTCTGTTTACTGCTGACATCGCCATCACAGGATGTGACACCACTTACGGCGTCCAG ACAATCTCCCTGCCTGTGGTCGTTATTGTGCATGGCAGTCAGGATAATAATGCTATGGCAACCATCGTCTGGGACTGTGCCTTCTCAGAGCCG AACAGGATCCCGTTTGTGGTGCCAGAGCGGGTACCCTGGACGCAGATGCGGCTGACCCTGAGCATGAAGTTTATGTCTGAGGTTGGGACACAGCGTTGCCTAGACGACAACAATCTGCACTTCCTTGCCCAGAAGATTTTCAACAAACCAGACATCTCTGAGGACTTCAGCAACCTCTTAGTGACCTGGTCCCAATTCAACAAA GAAGTTCTGCCTGGTCGGCCATTCACCTTCTGGCAGTGGTTCGATGGCGTGATGGAACTCACAAAGAAGCATCTGACCCGATACTGGAGTGATGG TTTGATCTTTGGCTTCATTGGGAAGCAGCACCTGCACGTGATCCTGCAGAACAAGCCCAATGGCACATTCCTCCTGCGCTTCAGTGACTCAGAAATTGGGGGGATTACCATTGCCTATGTAGCCCCAGCCgaga ACGGTGGCCGAAGAATCCAGAACATTCAGCCCTTCACCAAACGGGACCTGGAGATCCGCTGCCTTGGTGACCGCATCCGAGACCTGGAATTCATCACGCATGTATATCCAGACCTGCCAAAGAACGACGTGTTTGGCCAGTACTATTCAG ATATGTTAGTGCCTCTCCCGCAATCCACAGAGGGCTATCTCCCTACAACTATAACCACCACAGTCGTTGGTGCAAT GGACCATCCCAGCCCGTCTTCGAGTATGAATGATGTACCAATGGCTGCCTTTACTCAGTTCCCTGGGCCCAT GTCTCAGTTCTCACCGGACTTCAGTCCTTCTCATTCCGCTGCCCATGTAGCGCCAGTATACCCCCACCATTTTGAAGACTTCTCCATTGCAAT